In Lotus japonicus ecotype B-129 chromosome 5, LjGifu_v1.2, one genomic interval encodes:
- the LOC130718224 gene encoding MATH domain and coiled-coil domain-containing protein At3g58210-like isoform X2, which produces MKQAGRTRKRDRATGPHTQLKGKQSRRRVDSMVQWQLSDQGSIQTATHSMAEFPPDVHKRMVNELATDVNFEKFTWRIEDFSKQDTLKLSSKKFVIRGYTWRILVCPLRRDVKHFSLYLMVVDSLPPFGWSRNTFFNLVLINQVDRKNSIVKETKQKFNGGHRCWGSFFLNLDDLYDRKQGYLVSDTCIIEVNICVSAFGFTKIQDIYSLNLPNSTPTNGSKFDQATNQRPSDERDTTPSPKTSSGSSRREGEIQGSSDLATLTELMDLESLKPEEQALFPLLEGVCKRRPSLIQSQTKSSRLFRQWAFTSLGRVLHFLKTKKVKDISEDDCKYLQGLWEELVKSSGFDLAWLEPYVQSALGVKANLKKLQQLRKLTDKVIALELKMRKQRGELAAAEEEFKVAKRGLSEVRNGFQAMNVDAPIGYAMF; this is translated from the exons CAATTGAAGGGAAAACAATCGCGCAGAAGAGTTGATTCCA TGGTTCAATGGCAGTTGTCTGACCAAGGCTCGATTCAAACTGCAACTCATTCAATGGCCGAGTTTCCACCAG ATGTTCATAAAAGAATGGTGAATGAGCTGGCTACGGATGTTAATTTTGAGAAATTCACATggaggattgaagatttctcaAAACAGGATACCTTGAAATTGAGCTCCAAGAAATTCGTAATCCGCGGTTACACATG GAGGATCCTCGTGTGTCCACTCAGGAGGGATGTGAAGCATTTTTCATTGTACTTGATGGTTGTTGATTCTTTGCCCCCGTTTGGATGGAGCAGAAACACGTTTTTCAATTTAGTTCTAATTAATCAGGTGGACAGGAAGAACTCCATTGTGAAAG AGACTAAACAGAAGTTCAATGGAGGACATCGTTGCTGGGGTTCATTTTTCCTGAATCTGGATGACTTGTATGACCGTAAACAAGGGTATCTTGTGAGTGACACATGCATTATTGAAGTTAATATTTGTGTCTCTGCTTTTGGATTTACTAAGATTCAAGACATCTACTCCCTGAATCTTCCAAATTCAACTCCAACCAATGGTTCCAAATTTGATCAAGCAACAAATCAACGTCCCTCGGATGAGAGGGACACCACACCTAGTCCCAAAACCTCATCAGGATCTAGTCGAAGGGAAGGGGAAATTCAAGGTAGTTCAGATTTGGCAACACTAACAGAACTAATGGATTTGGAGAGTTTAAAGCCAGAAGAACAAGCCCTTTTCCCACTGTTGGAAGGGGTATGCAAACGGCGCCCTTCCCTGATTCAGAGCCAGACGAAGAGCTCTCGTTTGTTCAGACAATGGGCATTCACATCTTTGGGCCGAGTTCTACATTTCCTTAAGACGAAGAAAGTGAAGGACATAAGTGAAGATGACTGCAAGTACCTTCAAGGATTATGGGAGGAACTTGTCAAGTCCTCAGGATTTGACTTGGCTTGGTTGGagccgtatgttcaatccgcaTTGGGCGTGAAAGCAAATTTGAAAAAGTTACAACAGCTGAGGAAACTAACTGACAAGGTGATTGCTTTGGAGCTTAAAATGAGGAAGCAGAGGGGAGAACTAGCTGCTGCAGAAGAGGAGTTTAAGGTTGCAAAGAGAGGCTTGTCAGAAGTAAGAAATGGTTTCCAAGCAATGAATGTAGATGCTCCAATAGGTTATGCTATGTTTTAA
- the LOC130718224 gene encoding MATH domain and coiled-coil domain-containing protein At3g58210-like isoform X1, whose translation MKQAGRTRKRDRATGPHTQLKGKQSRRRVDSMVQWQLSDQGSIQTATHSMAEFPPEPIFLSLAAANSTFGLIDVHKRMVNELATDVNFEKFTWRIEDFSKQDTLKLSSKKFVIRGYTWRILVCPLRRDVKHFSLYLMVVDSLPPFGWSRNTFFNLVLINQVDRKNSIVKETKQKFNGGHRCWGSFFLNLDDLYDRKQGYLVSDTCIIEVNICVSAFGFTKIQDIYSLNLPNSTPTNGSKFDQATNQRPSDERDTTPSPKTSSGSSRREGEIQGSSDLATLTELMDLESLKPEEQALFPLLEGVCKRRPSLIQSQTKSSRLFRQWAFTSLGRVLHFLKTKKVKDISEDDCKYLQGLWEELVKSSGFDLAWLEPYVQSALGVKANLKKLQQLRKLTDKVIALELKMRKQRGELAAAEEEFKVAKRGLSEVRNGFQAMNVDAPIGYAMF comes from the exons CAATTGAAGGGAAAACAATCGCGCAGAAGAGTTGATTCCA TGGTTCAATGGCAGTTGTCTGACCAAGGCTCGATTCAAACTGCAACTCATTCAATGGCCGAGTTTCCACCAG AGCCTATCTTTCTCTCCTTGGCGGCTGCAAACAGCACATTTGGACTG ATAGATGTTCATAAAAGAATGGTGAATGAGCTGGCTACGGATGTTAATTTTGAGAAATTCACATggaggattgaagatttctcaAAACAGGATACCTTGAAATTGAGCTCCAAGAAATTCGTAATCCGCGGTTACACATG GAGGATCCTCGTGTGTCCACTCAGGAGGGATGTGAAGCATTTTTCATTGTACTTGATGGTTGTTGATTCTTTGCCCCCGTTTGGATGGAGCAGAAACACGTTTTTCAATTTAGTTCTAATTAATCAGGTGGACAGGAAGAACTCCATTGTGAAAG AGACTAAACAGAAGTTCAATGGAGGACATCGTTGCTGGGGTTCATTTTTCCTGAATCTGGATGACTTGTATGACCGTAAACAAGGGTATCTTGTGAGTGACACATGCATTATTGAAGTTAATATTTGTGTCTCTGCTTTTGGATTTACTAAGATTCAAGACATCTACTCCCTGAATCTTCCAAATTCAACTCCAACCAATGGTTCCAAATTTGATCAAGCAACAAATCAACGTCCCTCGGATGAGAGGGACACCACACCTAGTCCCAAAACCTCATCAGGATCTAGTCGAAGGGAAGGGGAAATTCAAGGTAGTTCAGATTTGGCAACACTAACAGAACTAATGGATTTGGAGAGTTTAAAGCCAGAAGAACAAGCCCTTTTCCCACTGTTGGAAGGGGTATGCAAACGGCGCCCTTCCCTGATTCAGAGCCAGACGAAGAGCTCTCGTTTGTTCAGACAATGGGCATTCACATCTTTGGGCCGAGTTCTACATTTCCTTAAGACGAAGAAAGTGAAGGACATAAGTGAAGATGACTGCAAGTACCTTCAAGGATTATGGGAGGAACTTGTCAAGTCCTCAGGATTTGACTTGGCTTGGTTGGagccgtatgttcaatccgcaTTGGGCGTGAAAGCAAATTTGAAAAAGTTACAACAGCTGAGGAAACTAACTGACAAGGTGATTGCTTTGGAGCTTAAAATGAGGAAGCAGAGGGGAGAACTAGCTGCTGCAGAAGAGGAGTTTAAGGTTGCAAAGAGAGGCTTGTCAGAAGTAAGAAATGGTTTCCAAGCAATGAATGTAGATGCTCCAATAGGTTATGCTATGTTTTAA
- the LOC130718224 gene encoding MATH domain and coiled-coil domain-containing protein At3g58210-like isoform X3 encodes MVNELATDVNFEKFTWRIEDFSKQDTLKLSSKKFVIRGYTWRILVCPLRRDVKHFSLYLMVVDSLPPFGWSRNTFFNLVLINQVDRKNSIVKETKQKFNGGHRCWGSFFLNLDDLYDRKQGYLVSDTCIIEVNICVSAFGFTKIQDIYSLNLPNSTPTNGSKFDQATNQRPSDERDTTPSPKTSSGSSRREGEIQGSSDLATLTELMDLESLKPEEQALFPLLEGVCKRRPSLIQSQTKSSRLFRQWAFTSLGRVLHFLKTKKVKDISEDDCKYLQGLWEELVKSSGFDLAWLEPYVQSALGVKANLKKLQQLRKLTDKVIALELKMRKQRGELAAAEEEFKVAKRGLSEVRNGFQAMNVDAPIGYAMF; translated from the exons ATGGTGAATGAGCTGGCTACGGATGTTAATTTTGAGAAATTCACATggaggattgaagatttctcaAAACAGGATACCTTGAAATTGAGCTCCAAGAAATTCGTAATCCGCGGTTACACATG GAGGATCCTCGTGTGTCCACTCAGGAGGGATGTGAAGCATTTTTCATTGTACTTGATGGTTGTTGATTCTTTGCCCCCGTTTGGATGGAGCAGAAACACGTTTTTCAATTTAGTTCTAATTAATCAGGTGGACAGGAAGAACTCCATTGTGAAAG AGACTAAACAGAAGTTCAATGGAGGACATCGTTGCTGGGGTTCATTTTTCCTGAATCTGGATGACTTGTATGACCGTAAACAAGGGTATCTTGTGAGTGACACATGCATTATTGAAGTTAATATTTGTGTCTCTGCTTTTGGATTTACTAAGATTCAAGACATCTACTCCCTGAATCTTCCAAATTCAACTCCAACCAATGGTTCCAAATTTGATCAAGCAACAAATCAACGTCCCTCGGATGAGAGGGACACCACACCTAGTCCCAAAACCTCATCAGGATCTAGTCGAAGGGAAGGGGAAATTCAAGGTAGTTCAGATTTGGCAACACTAACAGAACTAATGGATTTGGAGAGTTTAAAGCCAGAAGAACAAGCCCTTTTCCCACTGTTGGAAGGGGTATGCAAACGGCGCCCTTCCCTGATTCAGAGCCAGACGAAGAGCTCTCGTTTGTTCAGACAATGGGCATTCACATCTTTGGGCCGAGTTCTACATTTCCTTAAGACGAAGAAAGTGAAGGACATAAGTGAAGATGACTGCAAGTACCTTCAAGGATTATGGGAGGAACTTGTCAAGTCCTCAGGATTTGACTTGGCTTGGTTGGagccgtatgttcaatccgcaTTGGGCGTGAAAGCAAATTTGAAAAAGTTACAACAGCTGAGGAAACTAACTGACAAGGTGATTGCTTTGGAGCTTAAAATGAGGAAGCAGAGGGGAGAACTAGCTGCTGCAGAAGAGGAGTTTAAGGTTGCAAAGAGAGGCTTGTCAGAAGTAAGAAATGGTTTCCAAGCAATGAATGTAGATGCTCCAATAGGTTATGCTATGTTTTAA